From Daucus carota subsp. sativus chromosome 6, DH1 v3.0, whole genome shotgun sequence, the proteins below share one genomic window:
- the LOC108224531 gene encoding AAA-ATPase At5g57480 encodes MKEFWTSLASLMGVWAFCQSIIHTVFPPELRFASVKIFQRIFHWASSYCYYDITEIDGVNTNELYNAVQLYLSSSASITGNRLSLTRGLNSSAITFGLTNNDRLIDTYNGVQVIWEHVVTQRQSQSFSWRPLPEEKRGFTLRINKKNKAVILDSYLNFIMERANEIRRLNQDRLLYTNSRGGSLDARGHPWESVPFKHPSTFDTLAMDPSKKVQIMSDLKDFADGQEFYRRTGRAWKRGYLLYGPPGTGKSSMIAAMANHLGYDIYDLELTEVHTNSELRKLLMKTSSKSIIVIEDIDCSINLTNRKKSNNSTSSAVRSPEGLLTTEMRGAAGEESVNSITLSGLLNFTDGLWSCCGSERIFVFTTNHIEKLDPALLRSGRMDMHIFMSYCSFDSLKILFKNYLEYDEGDIDEDLMEQLKQVIDKAEMTPADISELLIKNRRDKERAVWELLEALRTRAEKKEKGNVINEEEQEKRALETNGFEDDEMFKKFGKQEQREEEFSDEKII; translated from the coding sequence ATGAAGGAGTTCTGGACCTCTCTAGCTTCACTGATGGGAGTATGGGCTTTCTGCCAGAGCATAATTCACACAGTTTTCCCACCAGAGCTCCGTTTCGCTTCCGTCAAAATCTTCCAACGCATCTTCCACTGGGCCTCCTCTTACTGCTACTACGACATCACGGAGATTGACGGCGTCAACACCAACGAGCTCTACAACGCCGTCCAGCTCTACCTCTCCAGCTCCGCCTCCATCACCGGCAACCGTCTGAGCCTCACGCGCGGCCTCAACTCTTCGGCGATAACATTCGGTTTGACCAATAATGACCGCCTCATCGACACGTATAATGGCGTACAAGTCATATGGGAGCACGTCGTCACGCAGAGACAATCGCAGTCTTTCTCGTGGAGGCCTCTTCCAGAGGAGAAACGCGGGTTCACTCTGCGCATCAACAAGAAGAATAAAGCGGTAATATTGGAttcttatttgaattttatcatGGAGAGGGCTAATGAAATAAGGAGATTGAACCAAGATAGGTTGTTGTACACCAATTCCCGAGGAGGATCTCTTGATGCGCGTGGGCATCCGTGGGAATCCGTGCCGTTTAAGCATCCTAGTACTTTCGACACACTCGCTATGGATCCTTCTAAAAAGGTCCAAATCATGTcggatttaaaagattttgcggACGGGCAGGAGTTTTACAGGAGGACCGGCCGCGCTTGGAAGCGCGGATATTTGTTGTACGGTCCTCCTGGTACGGGAAAATCTAGTATGATCGCCGCAATGGCGAATCATCTAGGTTACGATATTTATGATTTGGAGTTGACGGAAGTGCACACGAATTCCGAGTTGAGGAAGTTGTTGATGAAGACTAGTTCCAAGTCGATAATCGTTATCGAAGATATCGATTGTTCGATAAATTTGACGAATAGGAAGAAAAGTAATAATAGTACTAGTTCCGCTGTCAGAAGCCCTGAAGGGCTCCTGACAACGGAAATGAGGGGTGCTGCGGGGGAGGAGAGTGTTAATTCGATCACTTTATCGGGTTTATTAAATTTCACGGATGGATTATGGTCGTGCTGCGGAAGTGAGAGGATCTTTGTGTTTACTACTAATCATATAGAGAAACTTGATCCGGCATTGCTGAGGAGTGGAAGAATGGATATGCATATATTCATGAGTTATTGTTCGTTCGATTCGTTAAAAATACTTTTCAAGAACTACTTGGAGTACGACGAGGGTGACATTGACGAAGATCTGATGGAGCAGTTGAAGCAAGTCATTGACAAGGCCGAGATGACACCAGCTGATATTAGTGAGCTTCTGATCAAGAACAGGAGGGACAAAGAGAGAGCTGTCTGGGAATTACTCGAGGCGTTGCGAACGAGGGCCGAGAAGAAGGAGAAAGGGAATGTGATCAATGAAGAGGAGCAGGAGAAGAGGGCATTGGAGACTAATGGCTTTGAAGATGATGAGATGTTCAAGAAATTTGGGAAACAAGAACAAAGAGAAGAAGAGTTTAGTGATGAGAAGATAATTTGA